In a single window of the Bacillus clarus genome:
- a CDS encoding sulfite exporter TauE/SafE family protein: MQKLIIFAIIGFFAQLIDGALGMAYGVTSSSLLLMFGIAPAVASASVHLAEVVTTAASGASHIRFGNVDKYTVSRLTLPGAIGAFIGACFLSNLPGDLIKPYISLFLFTLGVYILLRFIIQKQMIKSNKRMSSKQLIPLGLFAGFVDSTGGGGWGPITTPVLLARGNEARKVIGSVDTSEFPVSLAATIGFFISLGWEQVSWVWVFALMLGGIVAAPIAAWLVRIVPSHLLGVLVGGLIIFTNIRTLLTSFKVDPTIITLSYVAVGLVVIISLFISVRNHSQHSKQTHISYPTDQKQLLP; this comes from the coding sequence ATGCAGAAATTAATTATCTTTGCTATTATTGGATTTTTCGCTCAATTGATTGATGGAGCACTTGGAATGGCGTATGGGGTAACGTCTTCTTCTTTATTATTAATGTTTGGTATTGCACCAGCTGTAGCTTCCGCTTCTGTTCACTTAGCTGAAGTTGTTACAACTGCCGCTTCTGGAGCCTCACACATACGATTTGGAAACGTTGATAAATATACTGTTTCCAGACTTACATTACCAGGGGCAATTGGAGCTTTTATCGGAGCTTGTTTTTTAAGTAATTTACCTGGTGATTTAATTAAACCGTACATTTCTTTATTCTTATTTACTTTAGGGGTCTACATTTTATTACGATTCATTATTCAAAAACAAATGATTAAGTCGAATAAACGTATGTCCAGTAAGCAACTTATCCCTCTCGGATTATTCGCTGGTTTCGTTGATTCCACTGGAGGTGGTGGCTGGGGACCTATTACTACACCTGTCCTTCTTGCACGAGGAAATGAAGCGAGAAAAGTTATTGGTTCTGTAGATACAAGTGAATTTCCTGTATCTTTAGCCGCAACGATTGGATTCTTCATTTCATTAGGCTGGGAACAAGTGAGCTGGGTTTGGGTATTCGCTTTAATGCTCGGTGGTATAGTCGCGGCTCCAATTGCAGCATGGCTAGTACGCATTGTTCCATCTCATTTACTCGGTGTACTTGTTGGTGGTCTTATTATCTTTACAAATATACGTACACTACTCACATCGTTTAAAGTAGATCCAACTATTATTACTCTTTCTTATGTTGCAGTTGGTCTTGTCGTCATCATTTCTCTTTTCATTTCTGTACGTAACCATTCCCAACATTCGAAACAAACGCATATAAGCTATCCTACTGATCAAAAGCAGCTCTTACCTTAA
- a CDS encoding GNAT family N-acetyltransferase → MKLETERLHIIPCTEEWVQIAKNQGYNSGPHILGHVENVKQDAALLPWGVWFVIRKEDDIVLGDIGFKGKPNEKHTVEIGYGFIEKYWNKGYATEAVDELMKWAFLTGEVEAIIAETLLDNHSSIRVLEKLGMKRVDSTETMMNWKLDK, encoded by the coding sequence ATGAAATTAGAAACGGAAAGATTACATATTATCCCGTGTACGGAAGAATGGGTTCAAATTGCGAAGAATCAAGGATACAATAGCGGTCCGCATATTTTAGGGCATGTAGAAAATGTAAAACAAGACGCAGCTTTATTACCTTGGGGTGTTTGGTTTGTCATTCGAAAAGAAGATGACATCGTTTTAGGAGATATAGGATTTAAAGGAAAACCGAACGAGAAACATACAGTAGAAATTGGTTACGGATTTATTGAGAAATATTGGAATAAAGGTTATGCAACAGAAGCAGTAGATGAATTAATGAAGTGGGCGTTTCTAACTGGCGAAGTGGAAGCGATAATTGCAGAGACACTTCTTGATAACCATAGTTCTATTCGTGTATTAGAGAAATTAGGTATGAAAAGAGTGGATAGTACAGAAACGATGATGAATTGGAAACTTGACAAGTGA